One genomic segment of Paenibacillus durus includes these proteins:
- a CDS encoding phage portal protein — MQITEPIILECLNELNQDALTKQKYFDYYNGNHAILKDYAMQESRSNRKLIFNFPRKFVDNEVGYLLGKPVNYVSKSEQDTAIHNIDVHMSHWDKEHNLQLRKQSEIFGESYELNYIDSDGQFSATVLSPLNAYVLEDGTAERNVLLGLHKFTRRFDEQVYLDVYTDNEILHYEMISSDNYNSKSPELKYLGKHNHIFGRVPLISCPANTEKKSGFQDVISLFDAYNALNSDLVNEIADHRNAYLVIENAKLEAEDLLNMKKMGIIQVPANGKVSWLTKEINDSFVKNELDNIERKIFDMMDQVNFNENWASNTSSLALRNKLLNLENRVAMREALMEKAIKQRLRNFFTFLHIKEGVQYDFRDIAVKFTRNLPTDLVGMADVIVKLQQVVSQETLLTLLPFVENPKLELNKFCAEQQRIIETNRLNVTL, encoded by the coding sequence ATGCAAATAACCGAACCCATCATATTAGAATGTCTCAACGAACTGAATCAAGACGCGCTAACAAAACAGAAATACTTCGATTATTATAACGGCAATCACGCGATTCTCAAGGACTACGCGATGCAGGAAAGTCGAAGTAACCGAAAGCTTATTTTTAACTTCCCACGTAAATTCGTAGATAATGAAGTGGGCTATCTGCTCGGCAAGCCAGTAAACTATGTGTCCAAGTCAGAACAGGACACGGCTATACATAATATAGATGTACATATGAGTCATTGGGATAAGGAGCATAATCTACAGCTTCGGAAACAATCTGAAATATTCGGTGAGAGCTACGAATTGAATTATATCGACTCCGATGGCCAGTTTTCAGCTACGGTTTTGTCTCCTTTGAATGCGTATGTGTTGGAAGATGGAACGGCAGAACGAAATGTATTACTTGGCTTACATAAATTTACCCGTCGATTCGATGAGCAAGTATATTTGGACGTGTACACTGATAATGAAATTTTACATTACGAAATGATCAGCAGCGACAATTACAACAGTAAATCTCCAGAGCTAAAATATCTCGGTAAACACAATCACATCTTTGGAAGAGTTCCTCTTATCTCTTGTCCGGCAAATACGGAGAAGAAAAGCGGCTTCCAAGATGTGATTTCTTTATTTGATGCTTATAATGCCCTGAACTCAGATTTGGTCAACGAAATTGCAGACCATCGCAATGCTTATCTGGTCATTGAAAATGCCAAGTTGGAAGCAGAGGATTTGCTCAACATGAAAAAGATGGGGATCATACAAGTCCCTGCGAACGGAAAGGTAAGCTGGCTGACGAAAGAGATCAACGACTCCTTTGTGAAAAACGAACTGGACAACATCGAGCGCAAAATTTTCGACATGATGGATCAGGTCAATTTTAATGAAAATTGGGCCAGTAATACATCCTCCCTTGCTCTCCGAAATAAGCTGCTCAATCTGGAGAATCGTGTGGCGATGCGGGAGGCGTTAATGGAAAAGGCAATCAAGCAACGTCTGCGTAACTTCTTTACCTTTCTGCACATTAAAGAGGGCGTGCAATATGATTTCCGGGATATCGCTGTAAAATTCACAAGAAACTTGCCAACAGACTTGGTAGGGATGGCCGATGTGATCGTCAAATTGCAGCAAGTGGTATCTCAGGAAACGTTGCTAACACTTCTCCCTTTCGTGGAGAATCCAAAGCTGGAGTTGAATAAATTTTGTGCGGAACAGCAACGAATAATTGAAACAAATAGGCTCAATGTTACGCTTTAG
- a CDS encoding DUF4355 domain-containing protein codes for MNINEVKQFIESNNTDEELQSYLQGFNPYSVEGIDQFLQTDKEAKSWFDSMVDKRTTKSLETWKTNHLESLLNEEIKKRFPAKDEKEIEMEKLRAEVENMKLEKQRERLTSQAIKIASEKKLPLQLVDFFIGADEFTTTANLTTFEQSLQLAVQQQVEQRLKGDGYTPPANSTDKTFTLDAIKGMSQDEINKNWDQVKQVLQSK; via the coding sequence TTGAACATTAATGAAGTAAAACAATTTATCGAATCAAACAATACGGATGAGGAGTTGCAATCGTACCTTCAGGGCTTCAATCCTTATAGCGTTGAAGGTATCGATCAATTTCTTCAGACCGATAAGGAAGCAAAAAGTTGGTTCGATAGCATGGTGGATAAGCGTACCACGAAGTCGCTGGAAACATGGAAGACGAATCATCTGGAAAGTCTGCTCAATGAGGAGATCAAGAAGCGTTTCCCTGCTAAAGATGAAAAGGAAATCGAAATGGAAAAGCTTCGTGCTGAAGTTGAAAACATGAAGCTGGAGAAACAACGTGAACGATTAACGAGTCAAGCCATCAAAATAGCCAGTGAAAAGAAACTTCCACTACAATTAGTGGATTTTTTTATTGGAGCAGATGAGTTTACTACGACAGCTAATTTGACTACGTTTGAACAGTCGCTTCAATTGGCGGTACAGCAGCAAGTCGAACAACGACTCAAGGGAGATGGCTATACGCCTCCTGCTAATTCAACAGATAAAACGTTCACATTGGATGCTATTAAGGGAATGTCTCAAGACGAAATAAACAAGAATTGGGATCAAGTCAAACAAGTATTACAAAGCAAATAA
- a CDS encoding P22 phage major capsid protein family protein, with protein MSVQNFIPTIWSARLNESFKKNLVYGNIVNTDYEGEIKGQGSTVKINSIGAVTIGTYDKAAGIGNPQELDSSQTNLIIDQAKYFNFSVNDIDAAQANVNLLDGGIVEAAYGLADVVDQYIAGFYTEVKAENVIGTAATPVTPAVNSAYDYLVDLGVILDENDVPETDRFLVIPPWYYGLLLKDPRFTKDAAVIRTGYVGDIDNMRVYKSNNVPISSSTKYHIMAGHKSAISFAGQVDSVEAFRPEKQFSDAIKGLQVFGAKCIKPEGLAVLTASRS; from the coding sequence ATGTCAGTACAAAATTTTATTCCTACAATTTGGAGTGCCCGTTTAAATGAAAGTTTCAAGAAGAATCTGGTTTATGGGAATATCGTGAATACCGATTACGAAGGTGAAATTAAAGGCCAAGGATCAACAGTCAAGATTAACTCAATTGGCGCAGTAACGATTGGAACCTATGATAAGGCAGCAGGAATCGGCAATCCACAGGAGTTGGATTCCTCTCAAACAAATCTGATTATCGATCAAGCGAAGTATTTTAACTTCTCCGTAAATGATATCGATGCTGCCCAAGCCAATGTGAATTTACTCGATGGTGGCATTGTTGAAGCTGCATATGGATTGGCTGATGTGGTCGATCAGTATATTGCCGGATTTTATACAGAGGTAAAAGCCGAGAATGTGATAGGAACAGCAGCTACTCCAGTGACTCCGGCAGTCAATTCCGCATATGATTACTTGGTCGATCTTGGTGTCATTCTCGATGAGAACGATGTTCCTGAGACGGATCGCTTCTTGGTCATTCCACCTTGGTATTACGGACTACTTCTGAAAGATCCACGTTTTACAAAAGATGCAGCAGTCATTCGTACCGGCTATGTTGGGGATATCGATAATATGCGTGTTTACAAATCGAATAACGTTCCGATCAGCTCCAGCACCAAATATCACATTATGGCTGGACATAAGAGTGCGATTTCCTTTGCTGGACAAGTCGATTCTGTTGAGGCATTCCGTCCAGAGAAACAATTTTCCGATGCGATTAAAGGTTTACAGGTGTTTGGGGCAAAATGTATCAAGCCGGAAGGATTGGCAGTCTTAACAGCAAGTCGCTCGTAA
- a CDS encoding phage head-tail connector protein, with protein MSEQLDLMKQLLGVELTDISKDDILTHYLNKARNNILGYCNIDVLSNTYDDTVVDYAVYLYKNKDSVGLTQKQEGERSASYEPGIPQSIRLALPLPRIKVGY; from the coding sequence ATGAGTGAGCAATTGGATTTAATGAAACAGTTGCTTGGCGTTGAACTGACCGACATATCCAAGGACGATATCCTCACGCACTATTTGAACAAAGCAAGGAACAACATTCTCGGATACTGTAATATCGATGTTCTTTCGAATACTTACGATGATACGGTTGTCGATTATGCTGTATATCTTTATAAAAATAAGGATTCAGTGGGCTTAACCCAAAAGCAAGAAGGCGAACGCTCGGCAAGCTATGAACCAGGTATCCCTCAAAGCATTCGACTTGCTCTTCCCCTGCCAAGAATAAAAGTGGGGTATTGA
- a CDS encoding Ig-like domain-containing protein encodes MTRSIEPLLDFFLREKGEFLQINGMQQKALIHDAVDKIQSADEKIIRAVVPLHTGDFIDYRDERYIITSQIDINEYSYRGRMRKCNFQIAFNWNGNVKWFDAIVEGKSFSIDTGSVISLPDGSINISLQDNADTRDIALNQRFYNTNQPFKVKGINRTLKGIIQLSCTLDSMNTAYDDVENNIADRWKYEIAHTYALTIDNGTEANVLLNDMLQLNVTATDNGSSIANPAITFFSSDPNVVSVDNEGKVMGIQLGQAIITAKLTYHSSIVDTIQITTVETLTHNYSITITGNATIKVGQSASYVSHIYDNGTEVFDQSVQWSLRNQDNTTPVMGSITASAGNSSTVKAGSSSSYINKYIVLSAALTSDPTNTIEKTIQLKSLY; translated from the coding sequence ATGACGAGAAGCATAGAACCATTGCTCGACTTTTTTCTTCGAGAGAAAGGCGAATTTTTGCAAATCAACGGTATGCAGCAGAAAGCTCTCATTCATGATGCGGTTGATAAAATCCAGTCGGCAGATGAAAAAATAATCCGCGCAGTAGTTCCTCTACATACTGGCGATTTTATTGATTATCGAGATGAACGCTATATTATCACAAGCCAGATTGATATCAACGAATATTCGTATCGCGGCAGAATGCGGAAGTGTAACTTTCAGATCGCTTTCAACTGGAATGGCAATGTAAAATGGTTTGATGCAATTGTAGAAGGTAAGTCGTTTTCAATTGATACAGGAAGTGTAATTTCTTTGCCCGATGGCAGTATTAACATATCTTTGCAGGACAATGCCGATACAAGAGACATCGCGCTGAACCAGCGATTTTATAATACGAATCAACCGTTTAAAGTCAAGGGTATCAATCGGACTTTAAAAGGTATCATCCAGTTAAGCTGCACATTGGATAGCATGAATACAGCTTATGATGACGTGGAAAATAATATCGCGGACAGATGGAAATACGAAATTGCTCATACATATGCTTTAACCATAGACAACGGAACGGAAGCCAACGTGCTGCTTAATGATATGTTACAGTTAAATGTTACGGCTACCGACAATGGAAGCTCTATTGCGAATCCGGCGATCACGTTTTTTTCAAGCGACCCTAATGTGGTCAGCGTGGATAATGAAGGCAAAGTTATGGGGATTCAACTAGGACAAGCCATAATTACCGCAAAGCTAACCTATCATTCAAGCATTGTGGATACGATTCAAATTACTACCGTTGAGACACTCACACATAATTATTCGATTACCATTACCGGCAATGCAACCATAAAAGTGGGGCAGAGCGCTTCATACGTCAGTCATATCTATGATAATGGAACTGAAGTATTTGATCAATCGGTGCAATGGAGTTTGCGGAATCAGGATAATACGACTCCAGTCATGGGAAGCATCACAGCTAGCGCGGGAAATAGTTCCACAGTAAAAGCTGGCAGCAGTAGTAGTTACATCAATAAATACATCGTATTATCCGCCGCGTTAACGAGCGATCCTACGAATACAATTGAAAAGACAATTCAGCTTAAAAGCTTATACTAA
- a CDS encoding SHOCT domain-containing protein: MKKSIDYILSVSLLKQLKSQKLITEEEFSEIDLLNKKSFK; this comes from the coding sequence ATGAAAAAATCTATTGATTACATACTCAGCGTGAGCCTATTAAAGCAACTGAAATCACAAAAGTTAATTACCGAAGAAGAGTTTTCTGAGATCGATTTGTTGAATAAAAAGTCATTCAAATAG
- a CDS encoding recombinase family protein codes for MAKVLKKVVVVPVRTIDSVDGIPQIQKKRVAAYCRVSTDSEEQKESYTNQVNYYTSHIYNNAEWEMGEIYADEGITGTNTKNRTQFNRMIQDARNGKIDLILVKSISRFSRNTLDLLKYVRELKGLGVAVLFERENINTLDTTGEVLLTILSSLAQDESRNISENSRWGILRGFQNGKVFCNTTRFLGYDKDEHGELVINEQEAEIVRRIYEEYLDGKSYQAIADGLMRDQIKTATGGDTWWDSSITLILTNEKYYGALLQQKTVTVDFLTHKRIKNRGQEQQYLIEDNHEPIVSKEMFDSVQKEKDRRARLKGNVIGDRKKYSSKYPLSSKVFCGCCGANFKRRTWNSNNPSKKVVWQCRTYVNEGKEVCDAKSVDEQGLQNAFVRVFNRMYENKEAFIQTLKANIESVLTKRAGQEPLLEIARHIEQFKSDLKGLVNLKLRNQIDEAVYNEENVRISGELNELRQQKILLEKDNDRKTQIKDRVDEMIQVLSLRQDVLIQFDDNLFNALVEKITILSPAHFIFTMKSGLNIDEILD; via the coding sequence ATGGCTAAAGTATTAAAAAAGGTTGTTGTCGTACCAGTAAGAACAATAGATTCAGTTGATGGGATTCCACAAATACAAAAGAAACGAGTAGCAGCTTACTGCCGTGTGAGCACGGACTCCGAGGAACAAAAGGAAAGCTACACGAATCAGGTAAACTACTATACAAGTCACATCTATAACAACGCGGAATGGGAAATGGGTGAGATCTACGCCGACGAGGGAATCACAGGAACGAATACGAAAAATCGAACACAGTTCAATCGCATGATACAGGATGCCCGAAACGGAAAGATCGATCTCATATTGGTCAAATCAATATCGCGGTTTTCACGTAATACGCTGGATTTACTAAAATATGTGCGTGAGTTGAAAGGTCTCGGTGTGGCGGTATTATTCGAACGCGAGAATATTAATACACTCGATACAACGGGTGAAGTATTGCTGACCATCTTGAGTTCTCTTGCCCAAGATGAGAGCCGAAATATTTCCGAAAACAGTCGCTGGGGGATATTGCGGGGCTTCCAAAATGGCAAAGTCTTCTGCAACACAACCCGCTTCCTGGGCTACGATAAAGACGAACATGGCGAATTGGTCATCAATGAGCAGGAAGCTGAGATTGTGCGGCGCATCTATGAAGAGTATTTGGACGGCAAAAGCTATCAGGCGATTGCGGACGGTCTTATGCGAGACCAGATTAAAACGGCTACGGGAGGCGATACATGGTGGGATTCTTCGATCACGCTGATCCTGACCAATGAGAAATATTACGGAGCCTTACTTCAGCAGAAAACCGTTACCGTGGATTTTCTGACGCACAAGCGGATTAAAAATCGGGGACAGGAACAGCAATACTTGATCGAGGATAACCATGAGCCGATTGTGTCGAAGGAAATGTTCGATTCGGTACAGAAGGAAAAAGATCGACGTGCAAGGCTGAAAGGAAATGTTATAGGGGATCGCAAAAAATACTCCAGCAAATATCCGCTCAGCAGTAAAGTATTCTGCGGATGCTGCGGAGCCAATTTCAAACGCCGAACCTGGAACAGCAATAATCCATCCAAAAAGGTAGTATGGCAATGCCGAACGTATGTGAATGAAGGAAAAGAAGTATGCGATGCCAAGTCGGTTGATGAGCAAGGTTTGCAGAATGCGTTTGTCCGAGTATTCAATCGAATGTATGAGAATAAGGAAGCATTTATCCAAACGTTGAAAGCGAACATTGAATCGGTACTTACTAAAAGGGCAGGGCAAGAACCATTATTGGAAATCGCGCGACATATAGAACAGTTTAAATCGGACTTGAAGGGACTGGTGAATCTCAAGTTAAGAAATCAGATTGATGAGGCCGTATACAATGAAGAAAACGTGAGAATCTCAGGTGAACTGAACGAACTTCGGCAACAGAAAATCCTGCTGGAGAAGGATAACGACCGAAAGACACAAATCAAGGATCGTGTAGATGAAATGATTCAGGTATTAAGTTTACGGCAAGATGTACTGATACAATTTGATGATAACCTATTCAATGCGTTGGTGGAGAAGATAACCATTCTCTCACCAGCGCATTTTATTTTTACCATGAAGAGCGGCTTGAACATAGACGAAATCTTGGACTAA
- a CDS encoding immunity protein YezG family protein → MDNQLAELYKKIANKINSMIPIDWIELYYLGEVEKGKMSWSSVFYFVESGSTYFIKSHEIPTKYGVSQQIYDELLSELDELLLNLYNCFQQNDQQLWEQVSLMLSSDGKFNIDFLYDIMNEDDGGQLKREIVWAYETFGFIPNDGIYSRKVFDKYIKEKTSQ, encoded by the coding sequence ATGGATAATCAATTAGCTGAATTATATAAAAAAATAGCCAACAAAATTAATTCTATGATTCCAATAGATTGGATTGAATTGTATTACCTGGGAGAAGTGGAAAAGGGAAAAATGAGTTGGTCATCCGTATTTTACTTTGTTGAATCGGGTAGTACGTATTTTATTAAATCTCATGAAATACCAACAAAATACGGTGTTTCACAGCAAATTTATGATGAATTACTCTCTGAATTAGATGAATTGCTCCTAAATTTGTATAATTGTTTTCAGCAAAACGATCAACAATTATGGGAGCAAGTAAGTTTGATGCTAAGCAGTGACGGAAAGTTTAACATTGATTTTCTTTATGATATTATGAATGAAGATGATGGTGGTCAGCTAAAGAGAGAAATTGTATGGGCTTATGAAACATTTGGATTTATTCCAAATGATGGGATCTATTCAAGAAAAGTATTTGATAAGTATATTAAAGAAAAAACTAGCCAGTAG
- a CDS encoding DNA/RNA non-specific endonuclease: MNVSPTALLTYQHLNFIWPYGDVRLNQVEMTQELGEHARLWITGRIQPDQEEAIISRASSTDEIELSYTDTHGQQHPLFMGQLYGVDIGHFHQELQVTIQVISHSFKLDTELKNRSFQQVNQQYVDIIDDVLADYSGSDKLDEAFGSRPTNQFIMQYQETDWIFLKRLASHAGAMLVPNITAHRIQIWIGIPEARRQVALEDVPFRMRRRIASYLNYAANGRANTSACDYTGYTFEWPEILQPGDEIKRSNLTYVITKRTGAMTSGVMTWSYECALPEGVTIAKTYNRTIIGAAIEGKILEVSRNQVRLHLDMDDQQDPTDAQWFPYSAEGNQVWYLMPEQGAQVKLYFPTADEDDALVIQSVRTTSSPAAPPPPASDTIQGAATETPAERHNRKMADPGVKSFANPQGKEVSLGNSELNISAQEGSLYISMNTDYGVSLQSTQNMWIQATGSLSLSAGSILLKGTDGLHLHTMTDTLDLEEGVNNLSSEILLQASVHQSYPEPLLSNFEQQVAELGIDAVLDQRTLTNEDSYAQGAKHDLLVIAKGLWNSVVDIGDIVLTGQNDENMRRTYSILNHGKEVAPLEERNATFKGIVDTVSYFRNTSMREMKNDALDHVKDTMELLMERERNKWLNPLTSTPEENYQAGQTAVQAAFAEFDLATMLIPGGQAFTAPMKFSRKLKPGKLKPGKFGERVGKQVGERAEKSGISAMLGRLGKKEGLLELAAGDGKLKTHAISIPNSPASLEDFLQSIAKKMNLGSGSLTPATAGGHWNFHGQGPDLHPTSKGSGDLSPERQRQKNALESGEYTGRSAEGTGKTALNYGDQYDKIGNKKVLKSDVEYTDGNGYKYSTDGNGRISNAQGQLKLGEGERNPYAQRTVGGTDRLPNDDGGHLIGNQFKGSGEIDNLVPQNSGINRSGGEWYKMEKDWANALKEGSSVKVDITPNYSGNSMRPDSFKINYWIDGEKFTKTIVNP; this comes from the coding sequence ATGAACGTATCACCAACAGCTCTCTTAACCTATCAGCATCTGAACTTCATCTGGCCTTACGGCGACGTGCGCCTAAATCAGGTTGAAATGACCCAGGAGCTTGGAGAACACGCCAGATTGTGGATTACAGGCCGCATTCAGCCCGATCAAGAAGAGGCAATAATCTCCAGGGCGAGCAGTACAGATGAAATCGAACTCTCGTATACAGACACCCACGGTCAGCAGCATCCCTTGTTCATGGGGCAGTTGTACGGGGTAGATATCGGGCATTTTCATCAGGAATTACAAGTCACGATCCAGGTCATTTCCCATAGCTTCAAGCTGGATACCGAACTCAAGAACCGTTCCTTTCAGCAAGTGAACCAACAATACGTTGATATCATTGACGATGTGCTGGCCGATTATTCCGGCTCCGATAAGTTGGATGAAGCGTTCGGGAGTCGACCGACGAACCAATTCATCATGCAGTATCAGGAAACGGACTGGATCTTTCTAAAACGTCTGGCCTCCCATGCCGGAGCTATGCTTGTGCCGAATATCACGGCTCACCGGATTCAAATCTGGATCGGGATTCCGGAAGCAAGGCGCCAGGTCGCTTTAGAAGATGTGCCGTTTCGAATGCGGCGGCGAATTGCATCGTATTTAAACTATGCGGCTAACGGAAGGGCGAATACCTCGGCCTGCGACTATACAGGGTACACCTTCGAATGGCCTGAAATCTTGCAGCCGGGCGATGAAATCAAGCGCTCTAACCTCACCTACGTCATTACTAAACGGACAGGCGCGATGACAAGCGGCGTAATGACCTGGTCGTATGAATGCGCCTTGCCTGAAGGCGTGACTATTGCCAAAACCTATAATAGGACCATCATTGGAGCGGCGATTGAAGGCAAAATACTGGAAGTGAGCCGCAATCAGGTTCGGCTGCATTTGGATATGGACGACCAGCAGGACCCCACAGATGCCCAGTGGTTCCCCTACTCTGCCGAAGGCAATCAGGTGTGGTATCTTATGCCGGAACAAGGCGCGCAGGTGAAGCTGTATTTTCCCACTGCGGACGAAGACGATGCCTTGGTCATTCAATCGGTGCGCACAACCTCGTCACCTGCTGCTCCCCCTCCCCCTGCATCCGACACGATCCAAGGAGCAGCGACGGAAACGCCTGCCGAACGGCACAATCGTAAAATGGCCGATCCCGGGGTCAAATCCTTCGCGAATCCGCAGGGAAAAGAAGTGTCCTTAGGGAACTCCGAGCTGAACATAAGCGCTCAGGAAGGCTCGCTGTACATATCCATGAATACCGATTACGGCGTGAGTCTTCAGAGCACACAGAATATGTGGATTCAAGCGACAGGCAGCCTTAGTCTCTCTGCCGGAAGCATCCTGCTCAAGGGGACAGATGGTCTGCACCTCCATACGATGACCGATACACTGGACCTTGAAGAAGGAGTGAACAACCTTAGCTCGGAAATTTTGCTTCAAGCCTCGGTGCATCAGTCCTATCCGGAGCCGCTCCTTTCGAACTTTGAGCAGCAAGTCGCGGAACTCGGAATCGACGCAGTCTTAGATCAACGCACGCTGACGAATGAGGATAGCTATGCACAAGGAGCGAAGCATGACTTGCTTGTTATTGCGAAGGGACTATGGAACTCTGTCGTCGATATAGGCGATATAGTCTTAACGGGACAAAACGATGAGAACATGCGAAGAACTTACTCCATCCTGAATCATGGAAAAGAGGTCGCCCCTCTTGAAGAGCGAAATGCTACCTTTAAAGGAATAGTAGATACCGTCAGCTACTTTAGAAATACATCCATGAGGGAAATGAAGAACGATGCTTTAGATCATGTCAAGGACACCATGGAGCTTCTTATGGAAAGAGAGCGGAACAAATGGTTAAATCCGTTAACCAGCACACCGGAAGAAAATTACCAGGCGGGACAGACAGCAGTACAAGCTGCATTTGCCGAGTTTGATCTCGCAACCATGTTGATTCCTGGAGGACAAGCGTTTACAGCACCAATGAAGTTTTCCCGTAAGTTGAAACCGGGGAAGCTGAAACCAGGAAAGTTCGGTGAACGAGTCGGTAAACAAGTCGGTGAACGAGCCGAAAAATCAGGAATATCCGCAATGCTTGGACGACTGGGAAAAAAGGAAGGTCTTCTGGAACTCGCAGCAGGAGATGGGAAATTAAAAACCCATGCCATCAGCATCCCGAACAGTCCCGCATCCCTGGAAGACTTTCTACAAAGCATAGCTAAAAAAATGAACCTGGGGTCTGGCTCCCTTACTCCTGCAACAGCCGGTGGACATTGGAATTTCCACGGTCAGGGTCCTGACCTTCATCCGACCTCCAAAGGTTCGGGTGATCTCTCGCCGGAAAGACAAAGGCAAAAAAATGCGTTAGAATCAGGGGAGTATACGGGGAGAAGTGCTGAGGGGACGGGTAAAACAGCATTAAATTACGGAGACCAATATGATAAAATAGGAAATAAGAAGGTACTGAAATCCGATGTTGAATATACTGATGGTAACGGCTATAAATATTCTACAGACGGCAATGGTCGGATTTCTAATGCACAAGGTCAACTAAAATTAGGAGAAGGTGAAAGAAATCCATATGCACAAAGAACAGTTGGAGGGACTGACAGACTTCCTAATGATGATGGTGGACATTTGATAGGAAATCAATTTAAGGGTTCAGGAGAAATTGATAATCTCGTTCCTCAGAATAGTGGAATTAATAGAAGTGGCGGGGAATGGTATAAAATGGAGAAGGACTGGGCTAATGCTTTAAAAGAAGGCAGTAGTGTAAAAGTAGATATCACCCCTAACTATTCTGGGAATTCAATGAGACCTGACAGTTTTAAGATAAACTACTGGATTGATGGAGAGAAATTCACAAAAACAATAGTAAATCCATAG
- a CDS encoding DUF4280 domain-containing protein, translating to MLLPILLRALALGALGEEYSYVVRGATLQCSQGTDPGVLNAMYSHGIYIKEKPVLNVADAIPGAHISKEYAFGVCERQILPCKPEIAFGTKWTHGKENVLIEGEHALLSKSTLICTCPGGGGIISILDDGQNS from the coding sequence ATGCTGCTGCCCATACTGCTGCGAGCATTGGCGCTTGGTGCGCTTGGCGAAGAATATTCCTATGTGGTGAGAGGAGCCACTTTACAATGCAGTCAAGGTACAGACCCGGGGGTGCTGAATGCCATGTACAGCCATGGAATTTACATCAAGGAGAAACCGGTCCTAAACGTTGCCGATGCCATACCCGGAGCGCATATCAGTAAGGAATACGCCTTTGGCGTATGTGAACGGCAGATTCTTCCCTGTAAACCTGAAATTGCTTTTGGGACCAAATGGACTCACGGCAAAGAAAATGTGCTGATCGAGGGGGAACACGCCTTACTCAGCAAGTCCACATTAATATGTACTTGTCCAGGAGGCGGTGGCATCATCTCGATTCTGGATGACGGACAAAATAGTTAG
- a CDS encoding imm11 family protein, translated as MRHYYVLLDDSRISRSIEPVNTDLLKTPFVRMVPAQVLDVHAAADAEYTDWLPFSASQRLLSDPMKRILELYNTQARFKQLYIVNREQSRQELYWIPHVPDIDVISGHTEFYPHDQTLKHLVLDSQKVRGHHFFRLSNVREPYFIVSLEAAESLLRRSLSGFQLQKVELS; from the coding sequence ATGCGCCATTATTATGTACTGCTCGATGACAGCCGTATTTCCCGTAGCATTGAACCTGTGAATACCGACCTTTTAAAAACACCATTTGTTCGCATGGTCCCGGCTCAGGTTTTGGATGTTCATGCGGCGGCGGATGCCGAGTATACGGACTGGCTGCCTTTTTCAGCCTCACAACGACTGCTTTCCGATCCCATGAAACGGATTTTAGAGCTGTACAATACACAAGCACGTTTTAAACAGTTGTATATCGTGAACCGGGAACAAAGCCGTCAGGAGCTATATTGGATTCCGCATGTCCCTGATATAGACGTAATTTCGGGGCATACCGAGTTTTATCCGCACGATCAAACCCTGAAACACCTTGTGCTGGATAGCCAAAAAGTCAGAGGGCACCATTTTTTCCGACTGTCCAACGTGAGGGAACCTTATTTCATTGTTAGCTTGGAGGCTGCAGAAAGTTTGCTTCGGCGTAGCTTGAGCGGCTTTCAGTTGCAAAAGGTAGAACTTTCCTAA